The following are encoded together in the Mesoplodon densirostris isolate mMesDen1 chromosome 2, mMesDen1 primary haplotype, whole genome shotgun sequence genome:
- the PANK4 gene encoding 4'-phosphopantetheine phosphatase isoform X1 yields the protein MPLPPCSQLSSPSTPALARAPPPARAPLPRISHLRRHQDSHGLQGRQKSSALLRVLRGCVSASSPPRGSAHTRVPQPHPQDTEQEDHEPPYEISVQEEVTARLHFVKFENAYIEACLDFIKDHLVNTETKVIQATGGGAYKFKDLIEEKLQLKVDKEDVMTCLIKGCNFVLKNIPHEAFVYQKGSNPEFRFQTSHPSVFPYLLVSIGSGVSIVKVETEDRFEWVGGSSIGGGTFWGLGALLTKTKKFDELLHLASRGQHTNVDMLVQDIYGGAHQTLGLSGNLIASSFGKSATADTEFSREDMAKSLLHMISNDIGQLACLYAKLHCLDRVYFGGFFIRGHPVTMRTITYSINFFSKGEVQALFLRHEGYLGAIGAFLKGAEQDNPNQYSWEENYAGSSGLMSSSPELCPTQRARSGTFDLLEMDRLERPLVNLPLLLDPSSYVPDTVDLTDDALARKYWLTCFEEALDGVVKRAVASQPGSVDAAERAEKFRQKYWNKLQTLRHQPFAYGTLTVRSLLDTREHCLNEFNFPDPYSKVKQKDNGVALKCFQRVIHSLDALGWEERQLALVRGLLAGNVFDWGAKAVSDVLESDPQFGFEEAKRKLQERPWLVDSYSKWLQRLKGPPHKCALIFADNSGVDVILGVFPFVRELLSRGTEVILACNSGPALNDVTYSESLIVAERIAAMDPVVHLALREGRLLLMQTGSSSPCLDLSRLDKGLAVLVRERGADLVVIEGMGRAVHTNYHAALRCETLKLAVIKNAWLAERLGGRLFSVIFKYEVPAE from the exons ATGCCCCTCCCTCCATGCTCCCAGCTTAGTTCCCCTTCCACCCCAGCCCTGGCAAGAGCACCCCCGCCTGCTCGTGCCCCCCTGCCCCGAATCTCCCACCTGCGTCGCCATCAAGACTCCCACGGACTTCAGGGTAGGCAGAAATCGTCGGCGCTGCTGAGGGTGCTCAGGGGCTGTGTGTCAGCGTCGTCCCCTCCCCGAGGCAGTGCACACACGCGGGTTCCCCAACCTCACCCCCAGGACACAGAGCAGGAGGACCACGAGCCGCCCTATGAGATCTCCGTCCAGGAGGAGGTTACCGCCAGGCTGCACTTTGTCAAGTTCGAGAACGCCTACATAGAAGCCTGCCTGGACTTCATCAAAGACCACCTGGTCAACACCGAGACCAAAGTCATCCAGGCGACCGGGGGCGGGGCATACAAGTTCAAAGACCTCATCGAAGAGAAGCTGCAGCTGAA GGTTGACAAGGAGGACGTGATGACCTGCCTGATCAAGGGCTGCAACTTCGTGCTGAAGAACATCCCGCACGAGGCCTTCGTGTACCAGAAGGGCTCCAACCCCGAGTTCCGGTTTCAGACCAGCCACCCCAGCGTTTTCCCGTACCTCCTCGTCAGCATCGGCTCTGGGGTCTCTATCGTGAAG GTGGAGACAGAGGACAGGTTCGAGTGGGTCGGCGGCAGCTCCATCGGGGGCGGCACCTTCTGGGGGCTCGGGGCTCTGCTCACCAAAACTAAG AAGTTTGACGAGCTGCTGCATCTGGCTTCCCGAGGCCAGCACACGAACGTGGACATGCTGGTGCAGGACATCTACGGAGGGGCCCACCAGACCCTGGGGCTGAGCGGCAACCTCATTGCAAGCAGCTTCGGGAAGTCGGCCACCGCGGACACAG AGTTCTCCAGGGAGGACATGGCCAAGAGCCTGCTACACATGATCAGCAACGACATCGGGCAGCTCGCCTGCCTGTACGCCAAGCTCCACTGCTTGGACCGGGTGTACTTCGGCGGCTTCTTCATCCGCGGCCACCCCGTCACCATGCGCACCATCACCTACAGCATCAACTTCTTCTCCAAG GGGGAGGTCCAGGCGCTGTTCTTGAGGCACGAAGGCTACCTGGGCGCCATAGGAGCGTTTCTTAAAGGAGCCGAGCAAGACA ACCCGAACCAGTACAGCTGGGAAGAGAACTACGCCGGCAGCTCCGGGCTCATGAGCTCATCGCCCGAGCTCTGCCCGACGCAGCGGGCGAGGAGTGGCACC TTCGACTTGCTGGAAATGGACCGTCTGGAGAGGCCACTCGTCAACCTGCCTCTCCTTCTGGACCCGTCCTCCTACGTGCCTGACACGGTCGACCTCACGGACGACGCGCTGGCCCGAAAGTACTGGCTCACCTGCTTTGAGGAGGCCCTGGACGGG GTCGTGAAACGCGCTGTGGCGAGCCAGCCAGGCTCCGTGGATGCAGCCGAGAGGGCCGAGAAGTTCCGCCAGAAGTACTGGAACAAGCTGCAGACGCTGCGGCACCAGCCCTT CGCTTACGGGACCCTGACCGTGCGCAGCCTCCTGGACACGAGGGAGCACTGTTTGAATGAGTTCAACTTCCCGGACCCCTACTCCAAG GTGAAGCAGAAAGACAACGGCGTGGCATTAAAGTGTTTCCAGAGGGTGATCCACTCTCTGGacgccctgggctgggaggagaggcagCTGGCCCTGGTGCGAGGGCTCCTGGCCGGCAACGTCTTCGACTGGGGAGCGAAGGCCGTCTCTGA CGTCCTTGAATCTGACCCCCAGTTTGGGTTTGAGGAGGCGAAGAGGAAGCTGCAAG AGCGGCCGTGGCTCGTGGACTCCTACAGCAAGTGGCTTCAGAGACTGAAG GGGCCCCCTCACAAATGTGCCTTAATTTTCGCAGATAACAGTGGAGTAGACGTCATTTTGGGAGTCTTCCCCTTTGTCAGGGAGCTTCTCTCTAGAGGGACGGAG GTCATCCTGGCGTGCAACTCGGGCCCCGCCTTGAACGACGTGACCTACAGCGAGTCCCTCATCGTGGCTGAGCGCATCGCGGCCATGGACCCCGTCGTCCA CTTGGCGCTCAGAGAAGGGAGGCTGCTGCTCATGCAGACTGGCTCCAGCTCCCCGTGTCTCGACCTCAG CCGCCTGGACAAGGGGCTGGCCGTGCTGGTGCGGGAGCGCGGCGCCGACCTGGTGGTCATCGAGGGCATGGGCCGCGCCGTGCACACCAACTACCACGCGGCCCTGCGCTGCGAGACCCTCAAGCTGGCCGTCATCAAGAACGCGTGGCTGGCCGAGCGGCTGGGGGGCCGGCTCTTCAGCGTCATCTTCAAGTACGAGGTCCCGGCCGAGTGA
- the HES5 gene encoding transcription factor HES-5 has translation MAPSTVAVELLSPKEKNRLRKPVVEKMRRDRINSSIEQLKLLLEQEFARHQPNSKLEKADILEMAVSYLKHSKAFAAAAAGPKSLHQDYSEGYSWCLQEAVQFLTLHAASDTQMKLLYHFQRPPAAPAAPAKEPKAPGSAPAPAPAKAAAASARQPACGLWRPW, from the exons ATGGCCCCCAGCACCGTGGCCGTGGAGCTGCTCAGCCCCAAAGAGAAAAACCGA CTGCGGAAGCCGGTGGTGGAGAAGATGCGCCGCGACCGCATCAACAGCAGCATCGAGCAGCTGAAGCTGCTGCTGGAGCAGGAGTTCGCGCGCCACCAGCCCAACTCCAAGCTGGAGAAGGCCGACATCCTGGAGATGGCCGTCAGCTACCTGAAACACAGCAAAG ccttcgccgccgccgccgccggccccAAGAGCCTGCACCAGGACTACAGCGAGGGCTACTCGTGGTGCCTGCAGGAGGCCGTGCAGTTCCTGACGCTGCACGCGGCCAGCGACACGCAGATGAAGCTGCTCTACCACTTCCAGCGCCCGCCGGCCGCGCCGGCCGCGCCCGCCAAGGAGCCCAAGGCGCCAGGCTCCGCGCCCGCGCCCGCCCCGGCCAAGGCCGCCGCCGCCTCTGCGCGCCAGCCCGCCTGCGGCCTCTGGCGGCCGTGGTGA
- the PANK4 gene encoding 4'-phosphopantetheine phosphatase isoform X2 → MAECGASGSGSSGDSLDKSITLPPDEIFRNLENAKRFAIDIGGSLTKLAYYSTVQHKVAKVRSFDHSDKDTEQEDHEPPYEISVQEEVTARLHFVKFENAYIEACLDFIKDHLVNTETKVIQATGGGAYKFKDLIEEKLQLKVDKEDVMTCLIKGCNFVLKNIPHEAFVYQKGSNPEFRFQTSHPSVFPYLLVSIGSGVSIVKVETEDRFEWVGGSSIGGGTFWGLGALLTKTKKFDELLHLASRGQHTNVDMLVQDIYGGAHQTLGLSGNLIASSFGKSATADTEFSREDMAKSLLHMISNDIGQLACLYAKLHCLDRVYFGGFFIRGHPVTMRTITYSINFFSKGEVQALFLRHEGYLGAIGAFLKGAEQDNPNQYSWEENYAGSSGLMSSSPELCPTQRARSGTFDLLEMDRLERPLVNLPLLLDPSSYVPDTVDLTDDALARKYWLTCFEEALDGVVKRAVASQPGSVDAAERAEKFRQKYWNKLQTLRHQPFAYGTLTVRSLLDTREHCLNEFNFPDPYSKVKQKDNGVALKCFQRVIHSLDALGWEERQLALVRGLLAGNVFDWGAKAVSDVLESDPQFGFEEAKRKLQERPWLVDSYSKWLQRLKGPPHKCALIFADNSGVDVILGVFPFVRELLSRGTEVILACNSGPALNDVTYSESLIVAERIAAMDPVVHLALREGRLLLMQTGSSSPCLDLSRLDKGLAVLVRERGADLVVIEGMGRAVHTNYHAALRCETLKLAVIKNAWLAERLGGRLFSVIFKYEVPAE, encoded by the exons ATGGCGGAGTGTGGAGCGAGCGGCAGCGGGAGCAGCGGGGACAGCCTGGACAAGAGCATCACACTGCCCCCCGACGAGATCTTCCGCAACCTGGAGAACGCCAAGCGCTTCGCCATAGACATAG GCGGGTCGCTGACCAAGCTGGCCTACTACTCCACCGTGCAGCACAAAGTTGCCAAAGTGCGGTCCTTCGACCACTCAGACAAG GACACAGAGCAGGAGGACCACGAGCCGCCCTATGAGATCTCCGTCCAGGAGGAGGTTACCGCCAGGCTGCACTTTGTCAAGTTCGAGAACGCCTACATAGAAGCCTGCCTGGACTTCATCAAAGACCACCTGGTCAACACCGAGACCAAAGTCATCCAGGCGACCGGGGGCGGGGCATACAAGTTCAAAGACCTCATCGAAGAGAAGCTGCAGCTGAA GGTTGACAAGGAGGACGTGATGACCTGCCTGATCAAGGGCTGCAACTTCGTGCTGAAGAACATCCCGCACGAGGCCTTCGTGTACCAGAAGGGCTCCAACCCCGAGTTCCGGTTTCAGACCAGCCACCCCAGCGTTTTCCCGTACCTCCTCGTCAGCATCGGCTCTGGGGTCTCTATCGTGAAG GTGGAGACAGAGGACAGGTTCGAGTGGGTCGGCGGCAGCTCCATCGGGGGCGGCACCTTCTGGGGGCTCGGGGCTCTGCTCACCAAAACTAAG AAGTTTGACGAGCTGCTGCATCTGGCTTCCCGAGGCCAGCACACGAACGTGGACATGCTGGTGCAGGACATCTACGGAGGGGCCCACCAGACCCTGGGGCTGAGCGGCAACCTCATTGCAAGCAGCTTCGGGAAGTCGGCCACCGCGGACACAG AGTTCTCCAGGGAGGACATGGCCAAGAGCCTGCTACACATGATCAGCAACGACATCGGGCAGCTCGCCTGCCTGTACGCCAAGCTCCACTGCTTGGACCGGGTGTACTTCGGCGGCTTCTTCATCCGCGGCCACCCCGTCACCATGCGCACCATCACCTACAGCATCAACTTCTTCTCCAAG GGGGAGGTCCAGGCGCTGTTCTTGAGGCACGAAGGCTACCTGGGCGCCATAGGAGCGTTTCTTAAAGGAGCCGAGCAAGACA ACCCGAACCAGTACAGCTGGGAAGAGAACTACGCCGGCAGCTCCGGGCTCATGAGCTCATCGCCCGAGCTCTGCCCGACGCAGCGGGCGAGGAGTGGCACC TTCGACTTGCTGGAAATGGACCGTCTGGAGAGGCCACTCGTCAACCTGCCTCTCCTTCTGGACCCGTCCTCCTACGTGCCTGACACGGTCGACCTCACGGACGACGCGCTGGCCCGAAAGTACTGGCTCACCTGCTTTGAGGAGGCCCTGGACGGG GTCGTGAAACGCGCTGTGGCGAGCCAGCCAGGCTCCGTGGATGCAGCCGAGAGGGCCGAGAAGTTCCGCCAGAAGTACTGGAACAAGCTGCAGACGCTGCGGCACCAGCCCTT CGCTTACGGGACCCTGACCGTGCGCAGCCTCCTGGACACGAGGGAGCACTGTTTGAATGAGTTCAACTTCCCGGACCCCTACTCCAAG GTGAAGCAGAAAGACAACGGCGTGGCATTAAAGTGTTTCCAGAGGGTGATCCACTCTCTGGacgccctgggctgggaggagaggcagCTGGCCCTGGTGCGAGGGCTCCTGGCCGGCAACGTCTTCGACTGGGGAGCGAAGGCCGTCTCTGA CGTCCTTGAATCTGACCCCCAGTTTGGGTTTGAGGAGGCGAAGAGGAAGCTGCAAG AGCGGCCGTGGCTCGTGGACTCCTACAGCAAGTGGCTTCAGAGACTGAAG GGGCCCCCTCACAAATGTGCCTTAATTTTCGCAGATAACAGTGGAGTAGACGTCATTTTGGGAGTCTTCCCCTTTGTCAGGGAGCTTCTCTCTAGAGGGACGGAG GTCATCCTGGCGTGCAACTCGGGCCCCGCCTTGAACGACGTGACCTACAGCGAGTCCCTCATCGTGGCTGAGCGCATCGCGGCCATGGACCCCGTCGTCCA CTTGGCGCTCAGAGAAGGGAGGCTGCTGCTCATGCAGACTGGCTCCAGCTCCCCGTGTCTCGACCTCAG CCGCCTGGACAAGGGGCTGGCCGTGCTGGTGCGGGAGCGCGGCGCCGACCTGGTGGTCATCGAGGGCATGGGCCGCGCCGTGCACACCAACTACCACGCGGCCCTGCGCTGCGAGACCCTCAAGCTGGCCGTCATCAAGAACGCGTGGCTGGCCGAGCGGCTGGGGGGCCGGCTCTTCAGCGTCATCTTCAAGTACGAGGTCCCGGCCGAGTGA